A single Diachasmimorpha longicaudata isolate KC_UGA_2023 chromosome 10, iyDiaLong2, whole genome shotgun sequence DNA region contains:
- the LOC135166847 gene encoding carnitine O-palmitoyltransferase 2, mitochondrial-like isoform X1 — MNPFLATHDLLDKEVQRYIQDICYKLSSSQNELDRSTISLPNFILLSTLYFCSSGYNEYDYLQNSRLPTMYFQKSLPRLPIPKLEDTCKRYLKAQEPILSPEDFKKTCDNTAAFQSKEGPQLQKKLLEMDSSNKHTSYISEPWFDMYLRDRKPLPINYNPFMIMVQEDNASYNEPLVKITNLLISSARFMNSLRAGILKPEVYHMNPKKSDTPFFQTITGLLPSTLATYGAYLFKAFPLDMSQFPYLFGTTRIPEIEKDRIYNNPTSRHVIIMRRGHFYSFNLLNENGGIRSPEEIASSVRSILNDTRGPNECPIGILTATERNQWARNRQHLLSLGNEEVLREIDSATFVFALDDDSLEENHNKLLRHFLHSDGSNRWFDKSFSLIINGRGYAGLNFEHSWGDGVAVLRYFTNLKADIKSNPSFHPEDQSKLTNPSQDVKRLVFKVDDALKASVSRALREYHHWAYGTLSLDHQISEVFGKKQCKGFGVSPDAVMQVAFQLALYKLEKRSVPTYESCSTSAFRHGRTETIRSCTSQTKALCKAIVESGSSKVNDNELKKLIVECSKSHNGLTKEAAMGQGFDRHLFALKKVWEQSKVRESLPVIFQDPAYDRINRNILSTSTLSSPDVLGGGFGPVVENGYGIGYMIQDNRLGSVVTCYKSHRDATEFIDHLETSFKDLHRILESK, encoded by the exons ATGAATCCATTTTTGGCAACTCATGACTTGCTCGACAAAGAAGTTCAACGATATATTCAAGATATTTGCTATAAACTGAGTAGTAGTCAAAATGAGTTGGATCGTTCAACGATTTCACTTCCGAACTTTATTTTGCTAAGTACATTATATTTCTGCAGCTCCGGATACAACGAATATGACTACCTACAAAACAGCAGGCTGCCCACAATGTATTTTCAGAAATCTCTGCCCCGATTGCCCATTCCAAAACTAGAGGATACGTGCAAACGATATCTAAAAGCTCAAGAGCCCATTCTGTCTCCGGAAGACTTCAAAAAAACATGTGATAATACTGCTGCATTCCAATCGAAGGAAGGCCCACAGttacaaaaaaaacttctTGAAATGGACTCGAGTAACAAGCACACGAGCTACATAAGTGAGCCGTGGTTCGACATGTACTTGAGGGATCGCAAACCATTGCCAATTAATTACAATCCTTTCATGATTATGGTGCAAGAAGATAATGCCAGTTATAATGAACCTCTTGTCAAGATTACCAATCTCTTGATATCATCCGCTAGGTTCATGAATTCATTGAGGGCCGGTATCTTGAAGCCAGAGGTCTATCATATGAATCCCAAAAAATCCGATACTCCATTTTTTCAGACGATAACAGGACTTTTACCTTCGACCCTCGCAACTTATGGAGCTTACTTGTTCAAG GCCTTCCCCCTGGACATGTCTCAGTTCCCGTACCTCTTCGGAACGACACGAATCCCTGAGATCGAGAAGGATAGGATCTACAACAATCCTACTTCGCGGCACGTGATAATAATGCGAAGGGGTCATTTCTATTCGTTCAATCTCCTGAACGAAAACGGGGGCATTCGTTCCCCGGAGGAGATAGCCTCAAGCGTCCGGTCAATTCTGAACGATACACGAGGGCCCAACGAATGTCCGATAGGGATCCTGACAGCCACAGAACGTAATCAGTGGGCTAGAAATCGTCAACACCTTTTGAGTCTAGGTAACGAGGAAGTTCTCAGGGAAATCGATTCAGCGACTTTTGTTTTCGCTCTGGATGACGACTCCCTGGAGGAAAATCACAATAAACTACTCCGGCACTTTTTGCATTCTGATGGGTCGAATCGCTGGTTCGATAAATCTTTTTCATTGATCATCAATGGAAGGGGATATGCCGGATTAAATTTCGAACACTCGTGGGGGGATGGAGTCGCTGTTCTACGATATTTTACA AACTTGAAAGCTGACATAAAATCAAACCCCAGTTTTCACCCTGAAGATCAGTCGAAGCTCACCAATCCATCTCAGGACGTCAAAAGACTAGTCTTCAAGGTCGACGACGCCCTAAAAGCTTCAGTGAGCCGTGCTCTGAGAGAATACCACCATTGGGCCTATGGAACCCTGTCTCTGGATCACCAGATCTCTGAGGTGTTCGGTAAGAAACAATGTAAGGGCTTCGGGGTGAGTCCGGACGCCGTCATGCAAGTGGCCTTTCAGTTGGCTCTCTACAAACTCGAGAAACGATCTGTTCCTACCTACGAGTCGTGCAGCACCTCCGCCTTCAGACACGGTCGCACTGAGACCATAAGGTCTTGCACGAGTCAGACAAAGGCCCTGTGCAAAGCCATCGTCGAGAGTGGCTCCTCGAAAGTTAATGACAAtgaattgaagaaattaatcGTTGAATGCAGTAAATCTCACAACGGTCTTACTAAAGAGGCTGCCATGGGACAGGGATTCGACAGGCATTTGTTTGCCTTGAAGAAGGTTTGGGAGCAGAGCAAAGTGCGGGAAAGTCTGCCAGTGATTTTTCAAGATCCGGCTTATGATAGGATAAATAG GAATATCTTGTCGACCTCAACGCTGTCCAGTCCAGATGTCCTGGGAGGTGGTTTTGGTCCTGTTGTGGAGAATGGATATGGCATTGGCTACATGATTCAGGACAATCGCCTTGGGTCGGTTGTCACGTGCTACAAAAGCCACCGAGATGCTACTGAATTTATTGATCATCTTGAAACATCCTTTAAGGATCTCCACAGAATTTTAGAGAGCAAATGA
- the LOC135166847 gene encoding carnitine O-palmitoyltransferase 2, mitochondrial-like isoform X2, translating into MFFPIKNVQYLKGCKADVLSRLLFALPSRAISSGYNEYDYLQNSRLPTMYFQKSLPRLPIPKLEDTCKRYLKAQEPILSPEDFKKTCDNTAAFQSKEGPQLQKKLLEMDSSNKHTSYISEPWFDMYLRDRKPLPINYNPFMIMVQEDNASYNEPLVKITNLLISSARFMNSLRAGILKPEVYHMNPKKSDTPFFQTITGLLPSTLATYGAYLFKAFPLDMSQFPYLFGTTRIPEIEKDRIYNNPTSRHVIIMRRGHFYSFNLLNENGGIRSPEEIASSVRSILNDTRGPNECPIGILTATERNQWARNRQHLLSLGNEEVLREIDSATFVFALDDDSLEENHNKLLRHFLHSDGSNRWFDKSFSLIINGRGYAGLNFEHSWGDGVAVLRYFTNLKADIKSNPSFHPEDQSKLTNPSQDVKRLVFKVDDALKASVSRALREYHHWAYGTLSLDHQISEVFGKKQCKGFGVSPDAVMQVAFQLALYKLEKRSVPTYESCSTSAFRHGRTETIRSCTSQTKALCKAIVESGSSKVNDNELKKLIVECSKSHNGLTKEAAMGQGFDRHLFALKKVWEQSKVRESLPVIFQDPAYDRINRNILSTSTLSSPDVLGGGFGPVVENGYGIGYMIQDNRLGSVVTCYKSHRDATEFIDHLETSFKDLHRILESK; encoded by the exons ATGTTTTTTCCTATTAAAAATGTGCAATATTTGAAAGGATGCAAG GCAGATGTATTATCGAGACTCCTATTCGCCCTGCCGAGTCGTGCAATAAG CTCCGGATACAACGAATATGACTACCTACAAAACAGCAGGCTGCCCACAATGTATTTTCAGAAATCTCTGCCCCGATTGCCCATTCCAAAACTAGAGGATACGTGCAAACGATATCTAAAAGCTCAAGAGCCCATTCTGTCTCCGGAAGACTTCAAAAAAACATGTGATAATACTGCTGCATTCCAATCGAAGGAAGGCCCACAGttacaaaaaaaacttctTGAAATGGACTCGAGTAACAAGCACACGAGCTACATAAGTGAGCCGTGGTTCGACATGTACTTGAGGGATCGCAAACCATTGCCAATTAATTACAATCCTTTCATGATTATGGTGCAAGAAGATAATGCCAGTTATAATGAACCTCTTGTCAAGATTACCAATCTCTTGATATCATCCGCTAGGTTCATGAATTCATTGAGGGCCGGTATCTTGAAGCCAGAGGTCTATCATATGAATCCCAAAAAATCCGATACTCCATTTTTTCAGACGATAACAGGACTTTTACCTTCGACCCTCGCAACTTATGGAGCTTACTTGTTCAAG GCCTTCCCCCTGGACATGTCTCAGTTCCCGTACCTCTTCGGAACGACACGAATCCCTGAGATCGAGAAGGATAGGATCTACAACAATCCTACTTCGCGGCACGTGATAATAATGCGAAGGGGTCATTTCTATTCGTTCAATCTCCTGAACGAAAACGGGGGCATTCGTTCCCCGGAGGAGATAGCCTCAAGCGTCCGGTCAATTCTGAACGATACACGAGGGCCCAACGAATGTCCGATAGGGATCCTGACAGCCACAGAACGTAATCAGTGGGCTAGAAATCGTCAACACCTTTTGAGTCTAGGTAACGAGGAAGTTCTCAGGGAAATCGATTCAGCGACTTTTGTTTTCGCTCTGGATGACGACTCCCTGGAGGAAAATCACAATAAACTACTCCGGCACTTTTTGCATTCTGATGGGTCGAATCGCTGGTTCGATAAATCTTTTTCATTGATCATCAATGGAAGGGGATATGCCGGATTAAATTTCGAACACTCGTGGGGGGATGGAGTCGCTGTTCTACGATATTTTACA AACTTGAAAGCTGACATAAAATCAAACCCCAGTTTTCACCCTGAAGATCAGTCGAAGCTCACCAATCCATCTCAGGACGTCAAAAGACTAGTCTTCAAGGTCGACGACGCCCTAAAAGCTTCAGTGAGCCGTGCTCTGAGAGAATACCACCATTGGGCCTATGGAACCCTGTCTCTGGATCACCAGATCTCTGAGGTGTTCGGTAAGAAACAATGTAAGGGCTTCGGGGTGAGTCCGGACGCCGTCATGCAAGTGGCCTTTCAGTTGGCTCTCTACAAACTCGAGAAACGATCTGTTCCTACCTACGAGTCGTGCAGCACCTCCGCCTTCAGACACGGTCGCACTGAGACCATAAGGTCTTGCACGAGTCAGACAAAGGCCCTGTGCAAAGCCATCGTCGAGAGTGGCTCCTCGAAAGTTAATGACAAtgaattgaagaaattaatcGTTGAATGCAGTAAATCTCACAACGGTCTTACTAAAGAGGCTGCCATGGGACAGGGATTCGACAGGCATTTGTTTGCCTTGAAGAAGGTTTGGGAGCAGAGCAAAGTGCGGGAAAGTCTGCCAGTGATTTTTCAAGATCCGGCTTATGATAGGATAAATAG GAATATCTTGTCGACCTCAACGCTGTCCAGTCCAGATGTCCTGGGAGGTGGTTTTGGTCCTGTTGTGGAGAATGGATATGGCATTGGCTACATGATTCAGGACAATCGCCTTGGGTCGGTTGTCACGTGCTACAAAAGCCACCGAGATGCTACTGAATTTATTGATCATCTTGAAACATCCTTTAAGGATCTCCACAGAATTTTAGAGAGCAAATGA
- the LOC135166851 gene encoding phosphatidylinositol 5-phosphate 4-kinase type-2 alpha isoform X1: protein MSAIPHMSGGLSKLKKKHFRVKHQKVKLFRANEPLLSVFMWGVNHTINELSHVNIPVMLLPDDFRAYSKLKVDNHLFNKENMPSHFKIKEYCPLVFRNLRERFGIDDLDYKESMTRCRAFNPSRLKRRSRITDKRELSTTNEISMKQRQMVQRSATVPTINVTTPGNNASKLLNINKPQRTYSFKPKRLRSQPTLDDSSGKSGAKFYQSYDKLFIIKTMTSEEVERMHSFLKQYHPYIVERHGKTLLPQYLGMYRLTVDGVEHYVVAIRNVFSNHLTTHKKFDLKGSTVDREASDKEKEKDLPTYKDNDFVKEGMKIYIGEEAKSKLIETLTADVDFLTRLHLMDYSLLLGLHDCARAEQENRERAEREEDEENHDDEDDSESGSGLDSRGPGIDRVWGWSGVTGMTTPPESPHAALMRDASLQYDDAIIPELDIYAIPSKEGATNKEIYFLAIIDVLTHYGVRKQAAKAAKTVKYGANVDGISTCDPEQYGKRFIEFMSKAIE, encoded by the exons ATGTCCGCAATTCCGCATATGTCGGGGGGCCTCTCCAAGCTCAAGAAGAAGCACTTTCGTGTCAAGCACCAAAAGGTCAAGCTTTTTCGTGCCAATGAGCCCCTTCTCAGTGTTTTCATGTGGGGTGTTAATCACACG ATAAATGAATTGAGTCATGTGAATATACCTGTAATGCTCCTCCCCGACGATTTTAGGGCATACAGCAAACTCAAAGTCGACAATCACCTCTTCAACAA AGAGAACATGCCATCACACTTTAAAATTAAGGAGTACTGTCCTCTCGTGTTTCGAAATTTACGCGAGAGGTTTGGGATTGATGATTTGGACTACAAGGAATCAATGACGAG ATGTCGTGCATTTAATCCTTCGCGTCTCAAGCGACGTTCAAGAATAACCGATAAACGAGAATTGTCCACAACCAACGAGATATCCATGAAACAACGACAAATGGTACAACGTTCAGCCACTGTTCCAACAATAAATGTAACAACACCGGGAAATAATGCGTCTAAATTACTGAATATAAATAAGCCACAACGTACCTACAGTTTTAAACCCAAACGACTGAG ATCGCAACCAACGCTTGATGATTCATCGGGAAAAAGTGGAGCCAAGTTTTATCAGTCCTatgacaaattatttattatcaagaCTATGACAAGCGAGGAGGTCGAAAGAATGCACTCGTTTCTCAAGCAGTATCATCCA TACATAGTTGAAAGACACGGAAAGACCCTTCTCCCCCAGTACCTGGGTATGTATCGGCTGACAGTAGACGGAGTGGAGCACTACGTAGTGGCGATTCGAAACGTCTTCTCGAACCACCTCACAACGCACAAAAAGTTCGACTTGAAGGGTTCGACAGTGGATCGCGAGGCATCCGAtaaagaaaaggaaaaagaTCTCCCCACGTACAAGGACAACGATTTCGTCAAGGAAGGGATGAAGATCTACATCGGTGAGGAGGCGAAATCAAAGCTCATTGAGACTCTCACAGCAGACGTCGATTTTCTCACGAGGCTTCACCTCATGGATTATTCCctgctccttggccttcacgaTTGCGCGAGGGCTGAACAGGAGAATAGGGAGCGGGCTGAGAGGGAGGAGGATGAGGAGAATCACGACGACGAGGATGATAGTGAGTCGGGAAGTGGTTTGGACTCTAGGGGACCTGGAATAGACAGAGTTTGGGGGTGGTCCGGGGTAACTGGTATGACAACACCACCTGAGTCACCACATGCTGCTCTCATGAGGGATGCCAGCTTACAGTACGATGATGCCATTATTCCAGAGCTCGATATCTACGCTATTCCTAGCAAGGAGGGGGCCACCAATAAggagatttattttttggcTATTATTGATGTACTGACGCATTACGGAGTTAGGAAGCAAGCTGCAAAGGCCGCTAAAACTGTTAAATATGGGGCTAATGTCGATGGAATATCCACTTGTGATCCGGAGCAGTATGGGAAGAGGTTTATCGAGTTCATGAGCAAGGCTATTGAGTAA
- the LOC135166851 gene encoding phosphatidylinositol 5-phosphate 4-kinase type-2 alpha isoform X2 — translation MSAIPHMSGGLSKLKKKHFRVKHQKVKLFRANEPLLSVFMWGVNHTINELSHVNIPVMLLPDDFRAYSKLKVDNHLFNKENMPSHFKIKEYCPLVFRNLRERFGIDDLDYKESMTRSQPTLDDSSGKSGAKFYQSYDKLFIIKTMTSEEVERMHSFLKQYHPYIVERHGKTLLPQYLGMYRLTVDGVEHYVVAIRNVFSNHLTTHKKFDLKGSTVDREASDKEKEKDLPTYKDNDFVKEGMKIYIGEEAKSKLIETLTADVDFLTRLHLMDYSLLLGLHDCARAEQENRERAEREEDEENHDDEDDSESGSGLDSRGPGIDRVWGWSGVTGMTTPPESPHAALMRDASLQYDDAIIPELDIYAIPSKEGATNKEIYFLAIIDVLTHYGVRKQAAKAAKTVKYGANVDGISTCDPEQYGKRFIEFMSKAIE, via the exons ATGTCCGCAATTCCGCATATGTCGGGGGGCCTCTCCAAGCTCAAGAAGAAGCACTTTCGTGTCAAGCACCAAAAGGTCAAGCTTTTTCGTGCCAATGAGCCCCTTCTCAGTGTTTTCATGTGGGGTGTTAATCACACG ATAAATGAATTGAGTCATGTGAATATACCTGTAATGCTCCTCCCCGACGATTTTAGGGCATACAGCAAACTCAAAGTCGACAATCACCTCTTCAACAA AGAGAACATGCCATCACACTTTAAAATTAAGGAGTACTGTCCTCTCGTGTTTCGAAATTTACGCGAGAGGTTTGGGATTGATGATTTGGACTACAAGGAATCAATGACGAG ATCGCAACCAACGCTTGATGATTCATCGGGAAAAAGTGGAGCCAAGTTTTATCAGTCCTatgacaaattatttattatcaagaCTATGACAAGCGAGGAGGTCGAAAGAATGCACTCGTTTCTCAAGCAGTATCATCCA TACATAGTTGAAAGACACGGAAAGACCCTTCTCCCCCAGTACCTGGGTATGTATCGGCTGACAGTAGACGGAGTGGAGCACTACGTAGTGGCGATTCGAAACGTCTTCTCGAACCACCTCACAACGCACAAAAAGTTCGACTTGAAGGGTTCGACAGTGGATCGCGAGGCATCCGAtaaagaaaaggaaaaagaTCTCCCCACGTACAAGGACAACGATTTCGTCAAGGAAGGGATGAAGATCTACATCGGTGAGGAGGCGAAATCAAAGCTCATTGAGACTCTCACAGCAGACGTCGATTTTCTCACGAGGCTTCACCTCATGGATTATTCCctgctccttggccttcacgaTTGCGCGAGGGCTGAACAGGAGAATAGGGAGCGGGCTGAGAGGGAGGAGGATGAGGAGAATCACGACGACGAGGATGATAGTGAGTCGGGAAGTGGTTTGGACTCTAGGGGACCTGGAATAGACAGAGTTTGGGGGTGGTCCGGGGTAACTGGTATGACAACACCACCTGAGTCACCACATGCTGCTCTCATGAGGGATGCCAGCTTACAGTACGATGATGCCATTATTCCAGAGCTCGATATCTACGCTATTCCTAGCAAGGAGGGGGCCACCAATAAggagatttattttttggcTATTATTGATGTACTGACGCATTACGGAGTTAGGAAGCAAGCTGCAAAGGCCGCTAAAACTGTTAAATATGGGGCTAATGTCGATGGAATATCCACTTGTGATCCGGAGCAGTATGGGAAGAGGTTTATCGAGTTCATGAGCAAGGCTATTGAGTAA
- the LOC135166851 gene encoding phosphatidylinositol 5-phosphate 4-kinase type-2 beta isoform X4: MPSHFKIKEYCPLVFRNLRERFGIDDLDYKESMTRSQPTLDDSSGKSGAKFYQSYDKLFIIKTMTSEEVERMHSFLKQYHPYIVERHGKTLLPQYLGMYRLTVDGVEHYVVAIRNVFSNHLTTHKKFDLKGSTVDREASDKEKEKDLPTYKDNDFVKEGMKIYIGEEAKSKLIETLTADVDFLTRLHLMDYSLLLGLHDCARAEQENRERAEREEDEENHDDEDDSESGSGLDSRGPGIDRVWGWSGVTGMTTPPESPHAALMRDASLQYDDAIIPELDIYAIPSKEGATNKEIYFLAIIDVLTHYGVRKQAAKAAKTVKYGANVDGISTCDPEQYGKRFIEFMSKAIE, encoded by the exons ATGCCATCACACTTTAAAATTAAGGAGTACTGTCCTCTCGTGTTTCGAAATTTACGCGAGAGGTTTGGGATTGATGATTTGGACTACAAGGAATCAATGACGAG ATCGCAACCAACGCTTGATGATTCATCGGGAAAAAGTGGAGCCAAGTTTTATCAGTCCTatgacaaattatttattatcaagaCTATGACAAGCGAGGAGGTCGAAAGAATGCACTCGTTTCTCAAGCAGTATCATCCA TACATAGTTGAAAGACACGGAAAGACCCTTCTCCCCCAGTACCTGGGTATGTATCGGCTGACAGTAGACGGAGTGGAGCACTACGTAGTGGCGATTCGAAACGTCTTCTCGAACCACCTCACAACGCACAAAAAGTTCGACTTGAAGGGTTCGACAGTGGATCGCGAGGCATCCGAtaaagaaaaggaaaaagaTCTCCCCACGTACAAGGACAACGATTTCGTCAAGGAAGGGATGAAGATCTACATCGGTGAGGAGGCGAAATCAAAGCTCATTGAGACTCTCACAGCAGACGTCGATTTTCTCACGAGGCTTCACCTCATGGATTATTCCctgctccttggccttcacgaTTGCGCGAGGGCTGAACAGGAGAATAGGGAGCGGGCTGAGAGGGAGGAGGATGAGGAGAATCACGACGACGAGGATGATAGTGAGTCGGGAAGTGGTTTGGACTCTAGGGGACCTGGAATAGACAGAGTTTGGGGGTGGTCCGGGGTAACTGGTATGACAACACCACCTGAGTCACCACATGCTGCTCTCATGAGGGATGCCAGCTTACAGTACGATGATGCCATTATTCCAGAGCTCGATATCTACGCTATTCCTAGCAAGGAGGGGGCCACCAATAAggagatttattttttggcTATTATTGATGTACTGACGCATTACGGAGTTAGGAAGCAAGCTGCAAAGGCCGCTAAAACTGTTAAATATGGGGCTAATGTCGATGGAATATCCACTTGTGATCCGGAGCAGTATGGGAAGAGGTTTATCGAGTTCATGAGCAAGGCTATTGAGTAA
- the LOC135166851 gene encoding phosphatidylinositol 5-phosphate 4-kinase type-2 alpha isoform X3, which yields MPSHFKIKEYCPLVFRNLRERFGIDDLDYKESMTRCRAFNPSRLKRRSRITDKRELSTTNEISMKQRQMVQRSATVPTINVTTPGNNASKLLNINKPQRTYSFKPKRLRSQPTLDDSSGKSGAKFYQSYDKLFIIKTMTSEEVERMHSFLKQYHPYIVERHGKTLLPQYLGMYRLTVDGVEHYVVAIRNVFSNHLTTHKKFDLKGSTVDREASDKEKEKDLPTYKDNDFVKEGMKIYIGEEAKSKLIETLTADVDFLTRLHLMDYSLLLGLHDCARAEQENRERAEREEDEENHDDEDDSESGSGLDSRGPGIDRVWGWSGVTGMTTPPESPHAALMRDASLQYDDAIIPELDIYAIPSKEGATNKEIYFLAIIDVLTHYGVRKQAAKAAKTVKYGANVDGISTCDPEQYGKRFIEFMSKAIE from the exons ATGCCATCACACTTTAAAATTAAGGAGTACTGTCCTCTCGTGTTTCGAAATTTACGCGAGAGGTTTGGGATTGATGATTTGGACTACAAGGAATCAATGACGAG ATGTCGTGCATTTAATCCTTCGCGTCTCAAGCGACGTTCAAGAATAACCGATAAACGAGAATTGTCCACAACCAACGAGATATCCATGAAACAACGACAAATGGTACAACGTTCAGCCACTGTTCCAACAATAAATGTAACAACACCGGGAAATAATGCGTCTAAATTACTGAATATAAATAAGCCACAACGTACCTACAGTTTTAAACCCAAACGACTGAG ATCGCAACCAACGCTTGATGATTCATCGGGAAAAAGTGGAGCCAAGTTTTATCAGTCCTatgacaaattatttattatcaagaCTATGACAAGCGAGGAGGTCGAAAGAATGCACTCGTTTCTCAAGCAGTATCATCCA TACATAGTTGAAAGACACGGAAAGACCCTTCTCCCCCAGTACCTGGGTATGTATCGGCTGACAGTAGACGGAGTGGAGCACTACGTAGTGGCGATTCGAAACGTCTTCTCGAACCACCTCACAACGCACAAAAAGTTCGACTTGAAGGGTTCGACAGTGGATCGCGAGGCATCCGAtaaagaaaaggaaaaagaTCTCCCCACGTACAAGGACAACGATTTCGTCAAGGAAGGGATGAAGATCTACATCGGTGAGGAGGCGAAATCAAAGCTCATTGAGACTCTCACAGCAGACGTCGATTTTCTCACGAGGCTTCACCTCATGGATTATTCCctgctccttggccttcacgaTTGCGCGAGGGCTGAACAGGAGAATAGGGAGCGGGCTGAGAGGGAGGAGGATGAGGAGAATCACGACGACGAGGATGATAGTGAGTCGGGAAGTGGTTTGGACTCTAGGGGACCTGGAATAGACAGAGTTTGGGGGTGGTCCGGGGTAACTGGTATGACAACACCACCTGAGTCACCACATGCTGCTCTCATGAGGGATGCCAGCTTACAGTACGATGATGCCATTATTCCAGAGCTCGATATCTACGCTATTCCTAGCAAGGAGGGGGCCACCAATAAggagatttattttttggcTATTATTGATGTACTGACGCATTACGGAGTTAGGAAGCAAGCTGCAAAGGCCGCTAAAACTGTTAAATATGGGGCTAATGTCGATGGAATATCCACTTGTGATCCGGAGCAGTATGGGAAGAGGTTTATCGAGTTCATGAGCAAGGCTATTGAGTAA